In Caloenas nicobarica isolate bCalNic1 chromosome 27, bCalNic1.hap1, whole genome shotgun sequence, one DNA window encodes the following:
- the SF3A2 gene encoding splicing factor 3A subunit 2, with translation MDFQHRPGGKTGSGGVASASESNRDRRERLRQLALETIDINKDPYFMKNHLGSYECKLCLTLHNNEGSYLAHTQGKKHQTNLARRAAKEAKEAPAQPAPEKVKVEVKKFVKIGRPGYKVTKQRDPETGQQSLLFQIDYPEIAESIMPRHRFMSAYEQRIEPPDRRWQYLLMAAEPYETIAFKVPSREIDKAEGKFWTHWNRETKQFFLQFHFKMEKPPAPPNLPPGPPTVKRPPPPPLMNGLPPRPPLPDSLPPPPPGGMALPPMPPSGPVPPPPVPPQLPPAPGVPPPAPLPPMMRPPLPTEGPGAIPPPPPSS, from the exons ATGGATTTTCAGCATCGCCCAGGAGGTAAAACTGGGAGCGGAGGCGTTGCCTCGGCCTCAGAAAGTAACCGGGACCGGCGGGAGCGGCTGCGGCAGCTGGCGCTGGAAACCATCGACATCAACAAG GACccttattttatgaaaaacCACTTGGGCTCTTACGAGTGCAAGCTGTGCCTGACGCTACACAACAACGAG ggCAGTTACTTGGCGCATACCCAGGGGAAGAAGCATCAGACCAATTT GGCCCGTCGAGCTGCCAAGGAAGCTAAAGAAGCCCCTGCCCAGCCCGCGCCGGAAAAAGTTAAAGTGGAAGTGAAGAAATTTGTGAAAATTGGACGACCGGGTTATAAAG tGACCAAACAGAGAGACCCCGAAACAGGCCAGCAGAGCCTCCTCTTCCAG ATCGATTATCCGGAGATCGCAGAGAGCATCATGCCGCGGCACCGGTTCATGTCGGCCTACGAGCAGCGCATCGAGCCGCCCGACAGGCGCTGGCAGTACCTGCTGATGGCGGCTGAGCCCTATGAAACCATCGCCTTCAAG GTGCCAAGCAGAGAAATTgacaaggcagaaggaaagtTTTGGACCCACTGGAACAGGGAAACCAAACAG TTCTTCCTCCAATTCCACTTCAAGATGGAGAAGcctccagcccccccaaacctcccgCCGGGGCCCCCCACGGTGaagcggccgccgccgcccccgctgATGAACGGgctgcccccccggccgccgctgcccgactcgctgccgccgccgccgccgggaggGATGGCGCTGCCTCCCATGCCCCCCTCGGGACCGGTGCCGCCGCCCCCGGTGCCACCGCAGCTGCCACCAGCGCCCGGTGTCCCTCCCCCGGCTCCTCTGCCGCCCATGATGAGGCCCCCGCTCCCCACGGAGGGGCCGGGTGCCATCCCCCCCCCACCACCCTCCAGCTGA
- the AMH gene encoding muellerian-inhibiting factor, whose product MEAALRVLLPYLVLSLPSAAFPKTGSEGERISPVTPLELSPPGEPGLEAKRENASLQEGVRPSWAVRSRAAAAPRLFSKPNPAARCLWGVAEDGDTGWMDTGHPWPLGGLEGPVCRVKMDQEGPTLRHLDVVGVLTRYESGFIKLLSQRSGGDGSPPEPLGLCPGREAGAALQPLRRIHTHLREPGPERLLVLHLEEVQWEAQAKLRFGLDFQAQVGRSLGELRGAVLLFYPGTAGHPGELLVTGPGLAREQSVCLGRGSRYLVLGAAGASVTRSSQRLSFEATLVIRRQGEGGAPLTPMETQQLLFGSDDKCFTRMTPVLLLLARARQEEVALGPSSYLSADGVLDVAPYPQLSPPQPETEELPSPTAPSQGNVSSPVPGTSSQFLGILTRFIRQVLSPSGSSSEPPTQPSAHHWLDFQVMETLPHQLLNLSEEAALERLVQSEEPSLLLFPQDSGAVLEQHLGGWQPEGTVLQLLMGKLQTVIQELRDIPAFQANTGLFQHLLSFCYYPPGLGEGQGEKRPPGSGKLHTLLLLKALQTVRARWQERGKVLRQNRSARHQAHCRLQELTIDLRDRKFIVMPTVYAANNCEGPCKLPLSTRVPSYHSHTVLLLGMQERGSPLQRAPCCVPVRYSDQLIISLSAEGLEVRKFPNMVAEECGCR is encoded by the exons ATGGAGGCTGCTCTCAGGGTGCTTTTGCCATACCTGGTGCTGTCACTCCCTTCTGCAGCGTTTCCCAAAACGGGGAGCGAAGGGGAAAGGATTTCCCCAGTCACCCCGCTGGAGCTGAGCCCGCCGGGGGAGCCGGGACTtgaagcaaagagagaaaacgcAAGTTTACAGGAGGGAGTGAGACCCAGCTGGGCGGTGAGATCAAGGGCGGCCGCTGCTCCTCGCCTCTTTTCTAAGCCCAACCCAGCAGCAAGATGCCTCTGGGGGGTGGCCGAggatggggacacgggctgGATGGACACGGGGCACCCGTGGCCACTCGGGGGGCTGGAGGGACCCGTCTGCCGAGTGAAAATGGACCAGGAGGGGCCGACCCTGCGGCACCTGGACGTCGTGGGTGTGCTCACCCGCTATGAGAGCGGCTTCATCAAGCTGCTGAGCCAGCGCAGCGGCGGGGACGGGAGCCCCCCGGAGCCCCTGGGGCTCTGCCCGGGCCGGGAGGCgggtgctgctctgcagcccctgcgGCGCATCCACACGCACCTGCGGGAGCCGGGGCCCGAGCGACTCCTCGTGCTGCACCTGGAGGAAG TGCAGTGGGAAGCGCAGGCGAAGCTGCGGTTCGGGCTGGATTTCCAGGCCCAGGTGGGCCGGTCGCTGGGGGAGCTGCGGGGAGCGGTGCTGCTGTTCTACCCGGGGACAGCCGGGCACCCCGGGGAGCTGCTGGTCACCGGCCCGGGGCTGGCGCGGGAGCAG AGCGTCTGCCTGGGCAGGGGCAGCCGGTACCTGGTCCTGGGAGCTGCCGGAGCGTCCGTCACCCGCAGCAGCCAGCGGCTCAGCTTCGAGGCCACCCTGGTCATCAGGCGCCAAGGAGAGGGAG GTGCGCCCTTGACCCCCATGGAGACCCAGCAGCTCCTTTTTGGCTCCGATGACAAGTGCTTCACCAGGATGACCCCcgtgctgctcctgctggccaGGGCacggcaggaggaggtggctttGGGCCCTTCCTCCTACCTCTCTGCTGACGGGGTGCTGGACGTGGCTCCGTATCCGCAGCTCAG CCCACCCCAGCCCGAGACAGAGGAGCTGCCGTCCCCCACTGCCCCGAGCCAAGGCAACGTCTCGTCCCCAGTGCCCGGCACCAGCAGCCAGTTCCTGGGCATCCTGACCCGGTTCATCCGGCAGGTCCTGAGCCCGTCCGGCTCCTCCAGCGAGCCGCCCACCCAGCCCAGCGCCCACCACTGGCTGGACTTCCAGGTGATGGAGACCCTCCCTCACCAGCTGCTCAACCTGTCGGAGGAGGCAGCGCTGGAGCGGCTGGTGCAGTCGGAGGAGCCCTCGCTGCTGCTGTTCCCCCAGGACAGCGGGGCCGTGCTGGAGCAGCACTTGGGGGGCTGGCAGCCCGAGGGGAccgtgctgcagctgctgatggGCAAGCTGCAGACAGTGATCCAGGAGCTGAGGGACATCCCAGCTTTCCAAGCAAACACGGGGCTCTTTCAGCACCTCCTGAGCTTCTGCTACTACCCGCCGGGGCTGGGCGAGGGTCAGGGTGAGAAGCGGCCGCCCGGCTCGGGGAAGCTGcacacgctgctgctgctgaaggcgCTGCAGACGGTGCGGGCACGCTGGCAGGAGCGCGGGAAGGTGCTGCGGCAGAACCGCAGCGCGCGGCACCAGGCCCACTGCCGTCTGCAGGAGCTCACCATCGACCTGCGCGACCGCAAGTTCATCGTCATGCCCACCGTCTACGCCGCCAACAACTGCGAGGGTCCCTGCAAGCTGCCCCTCTCCACCCGCGTCCCCAGCTACCACTCGCAcacggtgctgctgctgggcatgCAGGAGCGGGGCTCCCCGCTCCAGCGGGCTCCCTGCTGCGTCCCCGTCCGCTACTCGGACCAGCTCATCATCAGCCTCTCCGCCGAGGGGCTGGAGGTCCGCAAGTTCCCCAACATGGTGGCAGAGGAGTGTGGTTGTCGGTAG
- the LOC135999096 gene encoding trichohyalin-like isoform X1, with product MAAGPPEVLERDLGCPEATDEFPKRAGKDRRKGLGTSIQWRFPGQLLHFTAEEGPGSPSLKQKDFYFCLKAKTFQSAVPQPKADADGLVSSDRESSGAHGLEEARAPLGISEQDLDEPELSMPEPALLGADKKAAEKKRVEKVGVKGSAAGPPVPKSLPVQRKVEPPGLDPTEEPLLWEGLTLNKCILVASVVALLSVTFQVLQAPCSREGVSPGRQDPPPPPLHEVVSAEEEEVQEVVTAQPAQLESSMFEDDDGDGDDSDDDSDDDGEADSNLAEPWIFKKWFGRSTPEDEDEEPVDVPEVPPAVTEVKKSQEKPEKKPEKTEKEEKLQKEEKEEKAWEKPEKEEKEDTPEEEEEEEEAEEEEKPEKEEKTREKKKKKEEKARERRAAQEWSSRREARAKDRALGDKPGRALRAPREPEQPPQKKRGREGKERRRERDEPRREGWKGRPGRAEGGRESPTRDWRQHKGRRPWEPAATPGREGTARHREGKRRD from the exons ATGGCAGCAGGTCcccctgaggtgctggagagagactTGGGATGCCCTGAGGCCACCGATGAGTTCCCCAAGCgggcagggaaggacaggagaAAAG GGCTGGGAACCTCCATCCAGTGGAGATTCCCAGGGCAGCTCCTTCACTTCACAGCAGAGGAAGGACCAGGCTCACCATCACTAAAACAAAAagacttttatttctgcttaaaagCCAAGACCTTTCAGTCAGCGGTTCCCCAGCCAAAAG CAGATGCTGACGGGCTGGTGAGCAGCGACAGGGAGAGCAGCGGAGCCCAT GGGCTAGAGGAGGCCAGGGCCCCGCTTGGCATCTCTGAGCAGGATCTGGACGAGCCTGAGCTGAGCATGCCAGAGCCGGCACTGCTCGGTGCGGACAAGAAAGCAGCGGAGAAGAAGCGAGTGGAGAAGGTGGGAGTGAAAGGCAGCGCTGCCGGGCCTCCAG TCCCCAAGAGCCTCCCGGTGCAGAGGAAGGTGGAGCCCCCCGGGCTGGACCCCACGGAGGAGCCGCTCCTCTGGGAAGGGCTCACCCTCAACAAGTGCATCCTGGTGGCCTCGGTCGTCGCCCTGCTCAGCGTCACCTTCCAGGTGCTCCAAG CGCCGTGCTCCAGGGAGGGAGTCAGCCCGGGCAGGCAGGACCCTCCGCCACCTCCCCTGCACG agGTGGTCAgcgccgaggaggaggaggtccAAGAAGTGGTGACGGCTCAGCCTGcccagctggagagcagcatgTTCGAGGATGATGATGGTGACGGCGACGACAGTGACGATGACAGTGATGACGATGGTGAAGCTGACAGCAACCTG gcagagccctggatATTCAAGAAGTGGTTTGGCCGCTCGACACCGGAGGATGAAGACGAAGAGCCTGTGGATGTCCCCGAAGTGCCACCAGCTGTGACGGAGGTGAAGAAGAGTCAGGAGAAGCCAGAGAAGAAgccagagaagacagagaaggaggagaagctgcagaaggaggagaaggaggagaaagcctGGGAGAAaccagagaaggaggagaaggaggacacgccggaggaggaggaggaggaggaggaggcggaggaggaagagaagccagagaaggaggagaagacccgggagaagaagaagaagaaggaggagaaggccCGGGAGCGCCGTGCCGCCCAGGAGTGGAGCAGCCGCAGGGAGGCACGAGCCAAGGACAGGGCGTTGGGGGACAAGCCCGGCAGAGCCCTCAGGGCCCCCCGGGAGCCGGAGCAGCCGCCCCAGAAGaagcggggccgggaggggaaggagaggcggcgggagcgggacgAGCCCAGGCGGGAGGGCTGGAAGGGCCGTCCTGGCAGGGCCGAGGGCGGCAGGGAGAGCCCGACGCGGGACTGGCGGCAGCACAAGGGCAGGAGGCCCTGGGAGCCGGCGGCCACCCCGGGGAGGGAGGGGACGGCCCGGCACAGGGAGGGCAAGAGGCGCGACTGA
- the LOC135999096 gene encoding trichohyalin-like isoform X2: MAAGPPEVLERDLGCPEATDEFPKRAGKDRRKGLGTSIQWRFPGQLLHFTAEEGPGSPSLKQKDFYFCLKAKTFQSAVPQPKDADGLVSSDRESSGAHGLEEARAPLGISEQDLDEPELSMPEPALLGADKKAAEKKRVEKVGVKGSAAGPPVPKSLPVQRKVEPPGLDPTEEPLLWEGLTLNKCILVASVVALLSVTFQVLQAPCSREGVSPGRQDPPPPPLHEVVSAEEEEVQEVVTAQPAQLESSMFEDDDGDGDDSDDDSDDDGEADSNLAEPWIFKKWFGRSTPEDEDEEPVDVPEVPPAVTEVKKSQEKPEKKPEKTEKEEKLQKEEKEEKAWEKPEKEEKEDTPEEEEEEEEAEEEEKPEKEEKTREKKKKKEEKARERRAAQEWSSRREARAKDRALGDKPGRALRAPREPEQPPQKKRGREGKERRRERDEPRREGWKGRPGRAEGGRESPTRDWRQHKGRRPWEPAATPGREGTARHREGKRRD; encoded by the exons ATGGCAGCAGGTCcccctgaggtgctggagagagactTGGGATGCCCTGAGGCCACCGATGAGTTCCCCAAGCgggcagggaaggacaggagaAAAG GGCTGGGAACCTCCATCCAGTGGAGATTCCCAGGGCAGCTCCTTCACTTCACAGCAGAGGAAGGACCAGGCTCACCATCACTAAAACAAAAagacttttatttctgcttaaaagCCAAGACCTTTCAGTCAGCGGTTCCCCAGCCAAAAG ATGCTGACGGGCTGGTGAGCAGCGACAGGGAGAGCAGCGGAGCCCAT GGGCTAGAGGAGGCCAGGGCCCCGCTTGGCATCTCTGAGCAGGATCTGGACGAGCCTGAGCTGAGCATGCCAGAGCCGGCACTGCTCGGTGCGGACAAGAAAGCAGCGGAGAAGAAGCGAGTGGAGAAGGTGGGAGTGAAAGGCAGCGCTGCCGGGCCTCCAG TCCCCAAGAGCCTCCCGGTGCAGAGGAAGGTGGAGCCCCCCGGGCTGGACCCCACGGAGGAGCCGCTCCTCTGGGAAGGGCTCACCCTCAACAAGTGCATCCTGGTGGCCTCGGTCGTCGCCCTGCTCAGCGTCACCTTCCAGGTGCTCCAAG CGCCGTGCTCCAGGGAGGGAGTCAGCCCGGGCAGGCAGGACCCTCCGCCACCTCCCCTGCACG agGTGGTCAgcgccgaggaggaggaggtccAAGAAGTGGTGACGGCTCAGCCTGcccagctggagagcagcatgTTCGAGGATGATGATGGTGACGGCGACGACAGTGACGATGACAGTGATGACGATGGTGAAGCTGACAGCAACCTG gcagagccctggatATTCAAGAAGTGGTTTGGCCGCTCGACACCGGAGGATGAAGACGAAGAGCCTGTGGATGTCCCCGAAGTGCCACCAGCTGTGACGGAGGTGAAGAAGAGTCAGGAGAAGCCAGAGAAGAAgccagagaagacagagaaggaggagaagctgcagaaggaggagaaggaggagaaagcctGGGAGAAaccagagaaggaggagaaggaggacacgccggaggaggaggaggaggaggaggaggcggaggaggaagagaagccagagaaggaggagaagacccgggagaagaagaagaagaaggaggagaaggccCGGGAGCGCCGTGCCGCCCAGGAGTGGAGCAGCCGCAGGGAGGCACGAGCCAAGGACAGGGCGTTGGGGGACAAGCCCGGCAGAGCCCTCAGGGCCCCCCGGGAGCCGGAGCAGCCGCCCCAGAAGaagcggggccgggaggggaaggagaggcggcgggagcgggacgAGCCCAGGCGGGAGGGCTGGAAGGGCCGTCCTGGCAGGGCCGAGGGCGGCAGGGAGAGCCCGACGCGGGACTGGCGGCAGCACAAGGGCAGGAGGCCCTGGGAGCCGGCGGCCACCCCGGGGAGGGAGGGGACGGCCCGGCACAGGGAGGGCAAGAGGCGCGACTGA
- the LOC135999096 gene encoding cilia- and flagella-associated protein 251-like isoform X3 — protein sequence MAAGPPEVLERDLGCPEATDEFPKRAGKDRRKDADGLVSSDRESSGAHGLEEARAPLGISEQDLDEPELSMPEPALLGADKKAAEKKRVEKVGVKGSAAGPPVPKSLPVQRKVEPPGLDPTEEPLLWEGLTLNKCILVASVVALLSVTFQVLQAPCSREGVSPGRQDPPPPPLHEVVSAEEEEVQEVVTAQPAQLESSMFEDDDGDGDDSDDDSDDDGEADSNLAEPWIFKKWFGRSTPEDEDEEPVDVPEVPPAVTEVKKSQEKPEKKPEKTEKEEKLQKEEKEEKAWEKPEKEEKEDTPEEEEEEEEAEEEEKPEKEEKTREKKKKKEEKARERRAAQEWSSRREARAKDRALGDKPGRALRAPREPEQPPQKKRGREGKERRRERDEPRREGWKGRPGRAEGGRESPTRDWRQHKGRRPWEPAATPGREGTARHREGKRRD from the exons ATGGCAGCAGGTCcccctgaggtgctggagagagactTGGGATGCCCTGAGGCCACCGATGAGTTCCCCAAGCgggcagggaaggacaggagaAAAG ATGCTGACGGGCTGGTGAGCAGCGACAGGGAGAGCAGCGGAGCCCAT GGGCTAGAGGAGGCCAGGGCCCCGCTTGGCATCTCTGAGCAGGATCTGGACGAGCCTGAGCTGAGCATGCCAGAGCCGGCACTGCTCGGTGCGGACAAGAAAGCAGCGGAGAAGAAGCGAGTGGAGAAGGTGGGAGTGAAAGGCAGCGCTGCCGGGCCTCCAG TCCCCAAGAGCCTCCCGGTGCAGAGGAAGGTGGAGCCCCCCGGGCTGGACCCCACGGAGGAGCCGCTCCTCTGGGAAGGGCTCACCCTCAACAAGTGCATCCTGGTGGCCTCGGTCGTCGCCCTGCTCAGCGTCACCTTCCAGGTGCTCCAAG CGCCGTGCTCCAGGGAGGGAGTCAGCCCGGGCAGGCAGGACCCTCCGCCACCTCCCCTGCACG agGTGGTCAgcgccgaggaggaggaggtccAAGAAGTGGTGACGGCTCAGCCTGcccagctggagagcagcatgTTCGAGGATGATGATGGTGACGGCGACGACAGTGACGATGACAGTGATGACGATGGTGAAGCTGACAGCAACCTG gcagagccctggatATTCAAGAAGTGGTTTGGCCGCTCGACACCGGAGGATGAAGACGAAGAGCCTGTGGATGTCCCCGAAGTGCCACCAGCTGTGACGGAGGTGAAGAAGAGTCAGGAGAAGCCAGAGAAGAAgccagagaagacagagaaggaggagaagctgcagaaggaggagaaggaggagaaagcctGGGAGAAaccagagaaggaggagaaggaggacacgccggaggaggaggaggaggaggaggaggcggaggaggaagagaagccagagaaggaggagaagacccgggagaagaagaagaagaaggaggagaaggccCGGGAGCGCCGTGCCGCCCAGGAGTGGAGCAGCCGCAGGGAGGCACGAGCCAAGGACAGGGCGTTGGGGGACAAGCCCGGCAGAGCCCTCAGGGCCCCCCGGGAGCCGGAGCAGCCGCCCCAGAAGaagcggggccgggaggggaaggagaggcggcgggagcgggacgAGCCCAGGCGGGAGGGCTGGAAGGGCCGTCCTGGCAGGGCCGAGGGCGGCAGGGAGAGCCCGACGCGGGACTGGCGGCAGCACAAGGGCAGGAGGCCCTGGGAGCCGGCGGCCACCCCGGGGAGGGAGGGGACGGCCCGGCACAGGGAGGGCAAGAGGCGCGACTGA